The Methylomicrobium lacus LW14 genome window below encodes:
- a CDS encoding TIGR00645 family protein: MPLKEKIEHNLERVMYASRWILAPVYVGMSLAVVALFIKFFQELYHFLPHILEMNESDLVLKLLTLIDLTMVGSLIVIVMFSGYENFVSRLDIDETTEKLDWLGTHDYGSLKTKVASSIVAISSIHLLKVFMNIQATANDKLLWYVVVHLTLVVSALLLSIQDKMSKH; this comes from the coding sequence ATGCCATTGAAAGAAAAAATCGAACACAACCTCGAACGCGTCATGTATGCCAGCCGGTGGATTCTGGCGCCGGTCTATGTCGGCATGAGTCTGGCCGTCGTCGCGCTGTTTATCAAATTCTTCCAGGAACTCTATCACTTCCTGCCGCATATCCTGGAGATGAACGAATCGGACCTGGTGCTGAAACTGTTGACCTTGATCGACCTGACCATGGTCGGCAGCCTGATCGTGATCGTGATGTTCAGCGGCTACGAAAACTTCGTCTCGCGTCTCGATATCGACGAAACGACCGAAAAACTCGACTGGCTCGGCACGCACGACTACGGCTCCTTGAAAACCAAGGTCGCCTCCTCGATCGTCGCGATCTCGTCGATCCATTTATTGAAAGTGTTCATGAATATCCAGGCGACCGCCAACGACAAGCTCTTATGGTATGTCGTCGTGCATCTGACCCTGGTCGTGTCGGCGCTGCTCCTCAGCATCCAGGATAAAATGAGCAAACATTGA
- the metH gene encoding methionine synthase has product MDKISVLKQLLSQKILFLDGAMGTMIQSYKLEEKDYRGTRFADWVIDLKGNNDLLSLTQPAIIKAIHGAYLEVGCDIIETNTFNSTRVAMADYRMESLVYEINVESARLARQAADDYTLKTPGKPRFVAGVLGPTNRTASMSPDVNDPGFRNISFDALVDAYTEATQGLIDGGADIILIETVFDTLNAKAAAFAVDAYFEKIGYKLPVMISGTITDASGRTLSGQTVAAFWHSLKHVEPISFGFNCALGAKELRQYIDELSTIADTHVSAHPNAGLPNEFGQYDESPEAMAKEIADWARQGYLNIIGGCCGTTPAHIKAIIEAVAPFPPRIIPDIPKACRLSGLEPMTIGPDSLFVNVGERTNVTGSAAFKRLIVAGDYEAALEVARHQVENGAQVIDINMDEGMLESKDAMVRFLMLLAAEPDIAKVPIMLDSSKWEILEAGLKCIQGKGIVNSISLKEGEALFIEHAKKVRRYGAAVIVMAFDEAGQADTKARKVEICTRAYHILTEQLGFPPEDIIFDPNIFAIATGIDEHNNYGMDFIEATREIKESLPHALISGGVSNVSFSFRGNNPVREAIHAVFLYHAIQAGMDMGIVNAGQLAIYEDIPAELRAAVEDVVLNLHPGATEKLLEIAERYRGDGSTGAVKPEELEWRSWPVNKRLEHALVKGIADFIDEDTEQARLEAEKPLHVIEGPLMDGMNVVGDLFGAGKMFLPQVVKSARVMKKAVAYLMPFMEAAQAGERQTNGKILMATVKGDVHDIGKNIVGVVLQCNNYEVIDLGVMVPAETILQTARKENVDIIGLSGLITPSLDEMVHIAKEMQRQGFTIPLLIGGATTSRAHTAVKIEPNYAGATVYVPDASRGVGVAGNLLSADFQTDYIAAVHAEYLEVRERHKGKEAKTPQHPLADARRNKPAWDGHVPVKPSFLGVRVIDRFPLDTLVWYIDWSPFFQTWELAGRYPKILDDSVVGVEARKLFDDAQVMLHKIISEEWLTARAVIGFFPANSDGDDVIVYQDETRTEVREVLHHLRQQNVKAPGRPNYCLSDFIAPKDQGIADYVGAFAVTTGIGIERKLAEFVSDHDDYSAIMLKALADRLAEALAEYMHQAVRTDYWGYAKDEKLGSEQLIEEAYQGIRPAPGYPACPDHTEKAKLFELLNATENAGIVLTESYAMYPASAVSGWYFAHPEAQYFNVGKIGKDQLQDYAKRKGIAEEVAERWLSAHLNH; this is encoded by the coding sequence ATGGACAAAATCAGCGTGTTAAAACAGCTCCTCTCCCAGAAAATTTTATTCCTCGACGGCGCGATGGGCACAATGATCCAGAGCTACAAGCTGGAGGAAAAAGATTACCGCGGCACGCGTTTCGCCGACTGGGTTATCGACCTGAAGGGCAATAACGACCTGTTGTCATTGACCCAGCCCGCGATCATCAAGGCGATTCACGGCGCCTATCTCGAAGTCGGCTGCGACATCATCGAGACCAATACCTTCAACTCGACGCGCGTCGCGATGGCCGATTATCGGATGGAGTCCTTGGTTTATGAAATCAATGTCGAATCGGCGCGCCTCGCACGCCAGGCCGCGGATGACTATACACTGAAAACGCCGGGCAAACCCCGTTTCGTCGCGGGCGTATTAGGGCCGACCAACCGGACCGCCTCGATGTCGCCGGACGTGAACGACCCGGGTTTCCGCAATATTTCGTTCGACGCCCTGGTCGACGCCTACACAGAGGCGACCCAAGGCCTGATCGACGGCGGCGCCGACATCATCCTGATCGAAACGGTATTCGACACGCTGAACGCGAAGGCAGCGGCCTTCGCGGTCGACGCCTATTTCGAAAAGATCGGCTACAAGCTGCCGGTGATGATTTCCGGCACGATCACCGACGCCTCCGGCAGAACGCTGTCCGGCCAGACCGTCGCCGCATTCTGGCATTCCCTGAAGCATGTCGAGCCGATCTCGTTCGGTTTCAACTGCGCGCTCGGCGCGAAAGAACTGCGCCAATACATCGACGAACTGTCGACGATCGCGGACACCCATGTCTCCGCGCATCCGAATGCGGGCCTGCCGAACGAATTCGGCCAGTATGACGAATCCCCCGAGGCGATGGCGAAAGAAATCGCCGACTGGGCGCGGCAGGGTTATCTGAACATCATCGGCGGCTGCTGCGGCACCACGCCGGCGCACATCAAGGCGATCATCGAGGCGGTGGCGCCCTTCCCGCCGAGAATCATCCCCGACATCCCGAAAGCCTGCCGACTGTCCGGCCTCGAACCGATGACGATCGGCCCTGACAGCCTGTTCGTGAACGTCGGCGAGCGCACCAATGTGACCGGATCGGCCGCCTTCAAACGACTGATCGTCGCCGGCGATTACGAAGCCGCGCTCGAGGTGGCGCGCCATCAGGTCGAAAACGGTGCGCAGGTGATCGACATCAACATGGACGAAGGCATGCTCGAATCGAAGGATGCGATGGTGCGCTTTCTGATGCTGCTGGCGGCGGAGCCGGACATCGCGAAAGTGCCGATCATGCTCGATTCGTCCAAATGGGAAATCCTCGAAGCCGGCCTCAAATGCATCCAGGGCAAGGGCATCGTCAATTCGATCTCACTGAAGGAAGGCGAGGCGCTCTTTATCGAACACGCGAAAAAGGTCCGGCGCTACGGCGCGGCAGTGATCGTGATGGCCTTCGACGAAGCCGGCCAGGCCGACACCAAGGCCCGCAAGGTCGAAATCTGTACCCGCGCCTATCACATCCTGACCGAACAGCTCGGCTTTCCGCCCGAAGACATCATCTTCGATCCGAATATCTTCGCGATCGCGACCGGCATCGACGAGCATAACAACTATGGCATGGACTTCATCGAAGCGACGCGCGAAATCAAGGAATCCTTGCCGCATGCGTTGATCTCCGGCGGCGTCTCGAACGTATCGTTCTCGTTCCGCGGCAACAATCCGGTCCGCGAGGCGATTCACGCGGTATTTTTGTACCATGCGATCCAGGCCGGCATGGACATGGGCATCGTGAATGCGGGCCAATTGGCGATCTATGAGGACATCCCGGCCGAGTTGCGCGCTGCGGTCGAGGATGTGGTCCTGAATCTGCATCCCGGCGCGACCGAAAAGCTGCTCGAAATCGCCGAACGCTACCGCGGCGACGGCTCGACAGGCGCGGTTAAACCGGAGGAACTGGAATGGCGCAGCTGGCCGGTCAACAAGCGCCTCGAACATGCGCTGGTCAAAGGCATCGCGGACTTTATCGACGAAGACACCGAACAGGCGCGACTGGAAGCCGAAAAACCGCTGCACGTCATCGAAGGCCCGTTGATGGACGGCATGAACGTGGTCGGCGATCTGTTCGGCGCCGGCAAGATGTTCCTGCCGCAGGTCGTCAAGTCGGCGCGGGTGATGAAAAAAGCGGTCGCCTATCTGATGCCGTTCATGGAAGCCGCACAGGCCGGCGAGCGCCAAACCAACGGCAAGATTCTGATGGCGACGGTCAAGGGCGACGTGCATGACATCGGCAAGAACATCGTCGGGGTCGTACTGCAATGCAACAACTATGAAGTGATCGACCTCGGCGTGATGGTGCCGGCCGAGACGATCCTGCAAACCGCACGCAAGGAAAACGTCGACATCATCGGCCTCAGCGGCCTGATCACGCCGTCGCTCGACGAAATGGTGCATATCGCGAAAGAAATGCAGCGCCAGGGCTTTACGATTCCGCTGCTGATCGGCGGCGCAACCACCTCGCGCGCGCATACCGCGGTCAAGATCGAGCCGAATTACGCAGGCGCGACGGTCTATGTGCCGGACGCCTCGCGCGGCGTCGGCGTCGCGGGCAACCTGCTCAGCGCCGATTTTCAGACCGATTATATCGCGGCGGTGCATGCCGAATACCTTGAGGTCCGCGAGCGCCACAAAGGCAAGGAAGCGAAGACCCCACAGCATCCGCTCGCAGACGCGCGCCGCAACAAGCCGGCCTGGGACGGACATGTGCCGGTCAAGCCGTCCTTCCTCGGCGTCCGGGTGATCGACCGCTTCCCGCTCGACACCCTGGTCTGGTACATCGACTGGTCGCCGTTCTTTCAAACTTGGGAACTGGCCGGACGCTATCCGAAAATTCTGGACGACAGCGTGGTCGGCGTGGAGGCGCGCAAACTGTTCGACGATGCGCAGGTGATGCTGCACAAGATCATCAGCGAGGAATGGCTGACCGCGCGCGCGGTGATCGGCTTTTTCCCGGCCAACAGCGACGGCGACGATGTGATCGTCTATCAGGACGAAACCCGCACCGAGGTTCGCGAGGTGCTGCATCATCTGCGCCAGCAGAACGTGAAGGCGCCGGGCCGGCCGAATTATTGCCTGTCCGACTTCATCGCGCCTAAAGACCAGGGCATTGCCGATTATGTCGGCGCCTTCGCGGTCACGACCGGCATCGGCATCGAACGGAAGCTGGCCGAATTCGTAAGCGATCACGACGACTACAGCGCGATCATGCTGAAAGCCCTGGCCGACCGCTTGGCCGAGGCGCTGGCCGAATACATGCATCAGGCGGTCAGAACCGATTATTGGGGCTACGCCAAGGACGAAAAACTCGGCAGCGAGCAGTTGATCGAGGAAGCCTACCAGGGCATCCGCCCTGCCCCCGGCTACCCGGCCTGCCCGGACCATACCGAAAAAGCCAAGCTGTTCGAGTTGCTGAACGCGACCGAAAACGCCGGCATCGTACTGACCGAAAGCTATGCGATGTATCCTGCCTCCGCGGTCAGCGGCTGGTATTTCGCGCATCCGGAGGCGCAATACTTCAACGTCGGCAAGATCGGCAAGGACCAGTTGCAGGACTATGCCAAACGCAAGGGCATTGCCGAAGAAGTCGCCGAACGCTGGCTGTCCGCGCATCTGAATCATTGA
- a CDS encoding response regulator: MTINLVIVDGYPIVLKGLQLLFSGEPDLHVQSCCSDGEMALEAVARWQPDILLLDLKIPKMDGLQVLRELRKRDPRPKVVILTAALEVDEVLEAIQLGVRGVVLKEMPPELLIQCIKKVFAGGEWIEKNSVSRALEKLLQRESARQNLQKLPTQLTPREVDLIRLVAGGHSNKQIAEQRHISEGTVKVHLHNIFDKLQIKSRVALTLYAQDNRLI, from the coding sequence ATGACCATCAACTTAGTTATAGTAGACGGCTACCCGATCGTATTAAAAGGTTTGCAACTGCTATTCTCGGGCGAACCGGACCTGCATGTGCAGTCTTGCTGCAGCGATGGCGAAATGGCGCTCGAAGCCGTTGCGCGCTGGCAACCGGACATTCTGTTGCTCGATCTGAAAATACCGAAAATGGACGGCCTGCAGGTGCTGCGCGAATTGCGCAAACGCGATCCGCGCCCCAAGGTCGTCATTCTGACCGCCGCGCTGGAGGTCGATGAGGTGCTCGAAGCGATTCAACTCGGTGTTCGCGGCGTGGTGCTGAAGGAAATGCCGCCTGAGCTCCTAATCCAGTGCATCAAAAAGGTTTTTGCCGGCGGCGAATGGATCGAAAAAAACTCGGTCAGCCGCGCCCTCGAAAAACTTCTGCAACGCGAAAGCGCGAGACAGAATTTACAGAAGCTGCCGACTCAACTGACTCCGCGCGAAGTCGACCTAATCCGACTGGTCGCAGGCGGCCACAGCAACAAACAGATCGCCGAGCAGCGCCACATCAGCGAAGGCACGGTCAAGGTGCATCTGCACAACATCTTCGACAAACTGCAAATCAAAAGCCGCGTCGCGTTGACTTTGTATGCACAGGATAATCGACTGATCTAA
- a CDS encoding PxKF domain-containing protein produces the protein MKTNYQKRIFCLLSAAILDATATSTYAVPSCNVHATITPGNQSVAAITGGAATVVTLDGSGSKITPGNVDPTSCAWAQISGSPTVTLTNANTCTASFPAPNVPSGVSLGFRLTVTGTGCIPVTVTNDTTIGISYVDVNQAPEAKISVSSAPIHQDGFIHQDDLVTLDGKGSSDPDGDTITSYSWEQIKINPTDPDVTLNGANTDTAAFTAPNPYPANGVTLKFKLTVSDGSLAGTAEKEVNVVWENEPPVAAASCPSSVDEGATFTLDGTGSTDPDDGIASYLWSQTSGGPVPTDWPIDPSTESLTLTAPSLTSPLDTMSFKLEVTDIGGLMSSDECDVKVNDITPPTAAPSQSPVANGEGWNNTDVVVDWNWIDAGVGIDNANCITTTNSSIVPPGEGALTLNATCKDLAGNNGSASKDLKIDKTQPTISAAATSAPNVAGWYKSNVTVHFTCDDAISGIAGSCPDDQILSSEGAAVASTAQTVADKAGNTSDPSNVVTVKIDKTAPGITWNGGISDGGIYYFGSVPSTPTCDATDTLSGSKDCGVTGYSAALGTHTLKATAHDFADNQTVETSTYTVNAWTLNGFYQPVDMGGVWNTVKGGSTVPLKFEVFAGTTELTDVAVVDSFIIKGVTCPGGSEPTADIELTTTGGTSLRYDSVAGQFIQNWQTPKKSGACYEVTMKTDDSSHISALFKLK, from the coding sequence ATGAAAACCAATTATCAAAAACGAATTTTCTGCCTGCTATCAGCAGCAATATTGGACGCCACTGCTACGTCAACATACGCAGTACCTTCTTGTAATGTACATGCAACCATCACTCCAGGAAACCAATCTGTAGCTGCTATTACCGGAGGTGCTGCTACGGTGGTAACCTTAGATGGCTCAGGTTCAAAAATAACCCCAGGTAACGTCGATCCTACATCATGCGCTTGGGCACAAATCTCAGGTAGTCCAACAGTCACTCTTACAAATGCCAATACATGCACTGCTTCCTTTCCGGCGCCAAATGTGCCGTCGGGTGTGTCATTAGGTTTTAGATTAACCGTTACCGGTACTGGTTGCATCCCTGTAACTGTTACTAATGACACCACTATCGGCATTAGTTATGTCGACGTCAACCAAGCGCCAGAGGCCAAGATCAGTGTGTCGTCGGCTCCCATTCATCAAGATGGTTTTATTCATCAAGATGATTTGGTCACCTTGGATGGCAAGGGGTCTTCCGATCCAGATGGAGATACAATCACCTCCTACTCATGGGAGCAAATCAAAATTAATCCTACAGATCCTGACGTAACTCTTAATGGCGCGAATACTGATACAGCAGCTTTTACGGCCCCAAACCCTTATCCCGCTAATGGTGTTACCCTCAAATTCAAATTAACCGTTTCCGATGGTTCTCTTGCCGGCACAGCGGAAAAAGAGGTCAACGTAGTGTGGGAAAACGAGCCGCCTGTCGCCGCCGCATCATGTCCTTCTTCTGTCGATGAGGGAGCAACTTTCACGTTGGACGGAACCGGATCAACCGATCCGGATGACGGTATTGCCAGTTATCTCTGGAGTCAGACGTCGGGTGGACCTGTACCAACCGACTGGCCAATTGATCCATCGACTGAATCGCTAACCTTAACAGCGCCTTCCTTGACTTCGCCCCTTGATACGATGAGTTTCAAATTGGAAGTAACGGATATTGGGGGGCTAATGAGTTCGGACGAATGTGACGTAAAAGTCAACGATATTACCCCGCCGACAGCGGCGCCCTCACAATCACCGGTTGCCAATGGCGAGGGCTGGAACAACACCGATGTGGTTGTCGACTGGAACTGGATCGATGCTGGGGTAGGCATTGACAACGCTAATTGCATCACAACCACCAATTCATCAATTGTGCCTCCTGGCGAAGGTGCACTGACATTGAATGCAACCTGCAAGGATCTGGCGGGCAACAATGGTTCGGCTTCTAAGGACCTCAAAATCGACAAAACCCAACCGACCATCAGTGCCGCGGCGACATCTGCTCCCAATGTTGCGGGATGGTACAAAAGCAACGTTACAGTGCATTTCACATGTGATGATGCTATTTCTGGTATAGCAGGAAGCTGTCCTGATGATCAAATCTTGAGTAGCGAAGGCGCAGCAGTCGCTTCGACCGCGCAAACAGTTGCTGACAAGGCTGGCAACACTAGCGATCCAAGCAACGTGGTTACCGTCAAAATTGACAAGACCGCACCGGGAATAACTTGGAATGGCGGCATCAGTGATGGGGGTATTTACTACTTTGGATCTGTACCGTCTACGCCGACCTGTGATGCAACCGATACCCTTTCCGGATCAAAAGATTGCGGTGTGACTGGATACAGCGCAGCCCTTGGAACCCACACCTTGAAAGCTACCGCCCACGACTTTGCTGACAATCAAACAGTGGAAACGAGTACTTACACTGTTAATGCTTGGACGCTCAACGGATTCTACCAGCCGGTGGATATGGGTGGCGTCTGGAACACCGTCAAAGGGGGATCGACTGTTCCTCTGAAGTTTGAGGTCTTCGCAGGTACTACCGAACTCACCGATGTCGCAGTGGTGGATTCATTCATCATTAAGGGAGTAACTTGCCCAGGTGG
- a CDS encoding PilZ domain-containing protein gives MEIRYSHQLIEKRAASRYSAALLVEFEHGGGWTHDISITGVCIETDQQLACGFAIRFFLHQPDPQGWGIRVQCRGLVVRAEQTLDGWRVGVMMEGIRFEG, from the coding sequence ATGGAAATACGTTATAGCCATCAACTCATTGAAAAACGCGCGGCCTCCCGCTATTCAGCCGCGTTATTAGTCGAGTTCGAGCATGGCGGAGGATGGACCCACGATATCAGCATCACAGGCGTCTGTATCGAGACCGACCAACAGTTAGCTTGCGGTTTTGCAATCCGGTTTTTTCTGCATCAACCGGATCCTCAGGGGTGGGGTATAAGAGTGCAGTGCCGCGGCTTGGTGGTCAGAGCAGAGCAAACCCTGGATGGTTGGCGGGTTGGGGTGATGATGGAGGGGATCAGGTTTGAGGGATGA
- a CDS encoding glutaredoxin family protein — MRLLLLGTEGCHLCEEAQEIVAACVNEIAPETQIELIDIAEQPEWQPDYAIKIPVLLEPESRRELGWPFDYAQAASFLQQFD; from the coding sequence ATGCGCCTGTTATTGCTCGGCACCGAAGGCTGCCACCTGTGCGAAGAGGCGCAGGAAATCGTCGCGGCGTGCGTTAACGAAATCGCTCCGGAGACCCAGATTGAATTGATTGACATTGCCGAACAGCCGGAATGGCAGCCGGACTATGCAATCAAAATTCCGGTCCTCTTGGAGCCCGAAAGCCGCCGCGAACTCGGCTGGCCGTTTGATTACGCCCAAGCCGCTAGTTTTCTACAACAGTTCGACTAA
- a CDS encoding tetratricopeptide repeat protein: MQKRFILLCVLPVVLPGCAGLYEQQSPAPVYGGPAPVYRQRPVQVPLPPPVQIPEPTVKTTPIPEFNQQVVPIAPAPAPMPGETGDSLALLPDAEASVAAPTPVVPGATLPVSAPETFTPPPFQPIEPSASSSPAVGALVTAANQNSQAGNLDSAIATIERARSIEPNNAGLYYKLALLRIKQGKPKLAEELAKKAALLAQGDRHLKKHSWLLIAHAREMQKDFDGAQAARDKAAGF, encoded by the coding sequence ATGCAAAAACGTTTTATTTTACTCTGTGTGCTGCCGGTGGTTTTGCCGGGCTGCGCGGGTCTTTACGAGCAACAATCCCCCGCGCCGGTTTATGGCGGTCCTGCTCCGGTTTACAGGCAGCGGCCGGTGCAGGTGCCGCTGCCGCCGCCGGTTCAGATTCCGGAGCCCACGGTCAAAACGACGCCGATCCCAGAATTCAACCAGCAGGTGGTGCCGATTGCTCCGGCTCCGGCGCCGATGCCCGGAGAAACGGGCGATTCCCTGGCTTTGTTGCCGGATGCCGAGGCGTCGGTTGCCGCTCCGACGCCGGTGGTTCCAGGGGCGACATTGCCTGTCTCCGCACCGGAAACGTTTACGCCGCCTCCCTTTCAGCCGATAGAGCCCTCCGCTTCATCTTCGCCGGCTGTCGGCGCCCTAGTGACGGCTGCTAATCAGAACAGTCAAGCGGGCAATCTGGATTCGGCGATCGCGACGATTGAACGCGCCCGCAGCATCGAGCCGAACAATGCCGGCCTCTATTACAAGCTGGCGTTGTTGCGTATAAAACAGGGCAAACCGAAACTGGCCGAGGAACTGGCGAAAAAAGCCGCGCTGTTGGCCCAAGGCGATAGGCATCTGAAAAAACACAGCTGGTTGTTGATTGCGCATGCGCGCGAAATGCAAAAAGATTTTGACGGCGCGCAAGCGGCGCGCGACAAAGCCGCCGGATTTTAG
- a CDS encoding DUF2970 domain-containing protein: protein MSKPSIVDVIKSVLSAVLGVQSEKNRQKDFTQGSLPMYLIAGLIFTIIFVSVIVALVRMVVG from the coding sequence ATGTCCAAGCCGTCGATAGTCGATGTGATAAAAAGTGTTTTGTCCGCAGTTCTAGGGGTGCAAAGCGAAAAAAACCGGCAAAAAGATTTTACGCAGGGTTCGCTGCCGATGTACCTGATTGCGGGGCTGATCTTTACGATCATTTTTGTGTCCGTGATCGTCGCCCTGGTGCGGATGGTCGTCGGTTAA